The Nitrospiraceae bacterium genome contains a region encoding:
- a CDS encoding lipid A biosynthesis acyltransferase, which produces MSNRWRTQPERGHHWAYQFMAWVALRVGRGPARMLLFPICLYYLLFSSSQTKAIKKFLERACNRPAGLLDVFRHYHYFASTILDRPFLLVGKDEQFHLTFHGTDLLLDRVDRGQGCILLGAHLGSFEVVRASGLASRSVPIKLLMQEDQAPMLGEVLQKLDPSMSQSIISIGAPDAMLQVKDCVEGGGLVGILGDRHGRNDKIVQCCFLGELAPFPIGPMLLASLVKAPVILFFGVYRGGCHYEIFFELFSEQVVLDRSRREASLQEWTQRFVGRLEYYCRLAPHNWFNFYDVWEEDS; this is translated from the coding sequence ATGAGTAACCGATGGCGGACACAACCCGAACGAGGACACCATTGGGCCTACCAGTTTATGGCCTGGGTGGCATTACGGGTAGGCCGAGGCCCTGCTCGAATGCTCCTCTTCCCCATCTGCCTCTATTATCTTTTGTTCTCATCCTCCCAAACCAAAGCCATCAAAAAATTCCTGGAAAGGGCCTGCAACCGCCCTGCGGGACTTCTTGATGTTTTTCGACACTATCATTATTTTGCCTCGACTATTCTAGACCGTCCCTTCTTATTAGTAGGAAAGGATGAGCAGTTTCACCTCACTTTTCACGGTACCGACCTGTTATTAGATCGGGTAGACAGGGGACAAGGCTGTATATTGCTTGGAGCCCATCTGGGAAGCTTTGAAGTCGTTCGTGCCAGCGGGCTGGCCAGTCGCTCCGTCCCCATCAAACTCTTGATGCAAGAGGACCAAGCTCCGATGCTCGGAGAAGTGCTTCAAAAATTGGATCCTTCTATGAGTCAATCCATCATTTCGATTGGGGCACCTGATGCCATGCTTCAAGTCAAGGATTGCGTCGAGGGAGGTGGACTGGTAGGAATTCTCGGGGACCGACATGGTAGGAATGACAAGATTGTCCAATGCTGTTTTTTAGGAGAACTGGCCCCATTTCCTATAGGGCCCATGTTATTAGCGAGTTTAGTCAAAGCGCCCGTCATCCTATTTTTCGGGGTATACCGAGGAGGATGTCATTACGAGATTTTCTTTGAATTGTTCTCGGAACAAGTCGTCCTAGACCGGTCACGTCGGGAAGCCTCTCTCCAGGAATGGACGCAACGGTTCGTGGGTCGGCTAGAATATTATTGCCGCCTAGCACCCCATAACTGGTTTAATTTTTATGATGTGTGGGAGGAAGACTCTTAA
- a CDS encoding AMP-binding protein, whose product MDTSPLLGPSSSDTILAWKGKNPVSCGVFFTHLQQIEHRLPAAPCVINLCKDRYNFWVGFAAALLKKQVTLLPPSRAQGDLQRLVSSYSPTYCLTDSDDNIPGVPAIHIDLNLHVSPRHYQDISIPNDQAAAMAFTSGSTGQPRANMKSWGSLVEIAKKSAKRLGWTPSQPLTFLATVPHQHMYGLEGTIMLPVQHGWAFHSGWPFYPEDIRTMLNQLPTKRVLVSTPVHLRACLMEHTQLPPLVGVLSATSPLTQELACQVEGQFQTSVYEIYGFAEAGTIAMRRTGSEVFWHLLEGLHLIPDTRGYSVQTPYFQDPVPIPDSIQPEGSYQFFLEGRPTNMVNIGGHRTSLEELSEKLNSVEGIEDGVFCMPEERDGRVTRLIAFVVAPGLKTEDILSALRPKMNPVFLPRPLVFVDRLPRNPTGKLPRENLQELMEQHQL is encoded by the coding sequence GTGGACACTTCACCATTGCTTGGCCCCTCCAGCTCCGATACGATTCTCGCATGGAAAGGGAAAAATCCAGTTTCCTGCGGGGTGTTTTTTACCCACCTACAACAGATTGAACATCGTCTTCCGGCCGCCCCTTGCGTGATCAACCTCTGCAAGGACAGATATAATTTTTGGGTTGGCTTCGCGGCCGCCCTCCTCAAAAAACAAGTGACTCTTCTTCCTCCCAGCCGAGCTCAAGGAGACCTTCAACGCCTGGTTTCCTCATATTCACCAACGTATTGTTTAACAGATTCAGATGATAATATCCCTGGTGTACCGGCAATTCATATTGATTTGAACTTACACGTGTCTCCACGGCATTACCAAGACATTTCTATTCCCAACGATCAAGCCGCTGCCATGGCTTTTACATCAGGAAGCACCGGCCAACCACGTGCCAATATGAAATCTTGGGGATCGTTAGTAGAAATTGCCAAGAAATCGGCCAAACGCCTAGGCTGGACACCTTCCCAACCGCTCACGTTTCTCGCTACAGTCCCCCATCAGCACATGTATGGATTGGAAGGAACCATTATGTTGCCGGTTCAACATGGATGGGCTTTTCATTCAGGTTGGCCTTTCTATCCTGAAGACATTCGAACGATGCTGAATCAATTGCCCACCAAACGAGTTCTGGTCTCCACACCTGTTCATCTTCGAGCATGCCTCATGGAACACACGCAGCTCCCACCACTAGTCGGAGTTCTTTCCGCCACCTCACCCCTCACCCAAGAACTAGCTTGCCAAGTCGAAGGTCAATTTCAGACAAGCGTATACGAAATATATGGATTTGCCGAGGCAGGAACCATTGCCATGAGACGTACGGGCTCCGAAGTCTTCTGGCACCTATTAGAAGGGCTCCACCTCATCCCTGATACTCGCGGATATAGTGTGCAGACGCCCTATTTTCAAGATCCTGTACCAATACCCGACTCTATCCAGCCAGAAGGGTCCTATCAATTTTTCCTAGAAGGCCGCCCAACCAACATGGTGAACATCGGTGGACATCGAACCTCTCTGGAGGAACTTTCTGAAAAATTAAATTCCGTGGAGGGCATAGAAGACGGAGTGTTCTGTATGCCCGAGGAGAGAGATGGTAGGGTCACCCGCCTCATAGCCTTCGTAGTCGCTCCAGGCCTAAAAACAGAAGACATCCTTTCTGCACTCCGGCCCAAAATGAACCCCGTGTTTTTACCTCGTCCCCTAGTGTTCGTGGACCGTCTTCCAAGAAATCCCACCGGAAAACTTCCCAGGGAAAATTTGCAGGAACTCATGGAACAACATCAGCTCTAA